Proteins encoded together in one Festucalex cinctus isolate MCC-2025b chromosome 8, RoL_Fcin_1.0, whole genome shotgun sequence window:
- the cpne5b gene encoding copine-5b isoform X3 translates to MYCTLGEIVGSPDSRLEKSLGGIPGKKCGTIILSAEELSNCRDSATMQFCANKLDKKDFFGKSDPFMVFYRSNEDGTFTICHKTEVVKYTLNPEWQPFTIPVRALCNGDYHRTIKVEVYDWDRDGGHDFIGDFTTSYRELARGQSQFNVYEVINTKKKMKKKKYVNSGTVTLLSFSVESEFTFLDYIKGGTQINFTVAIDFTASNGNPSQSTSLHYMNPYQMNAYAMALKAVGEIIQDYDSDKMFPALGFGAKLPPDGRVSHEFPLNGNTENPYCNGIEGILEAYHQSLKTVQLYGPTNFAPVVNHVARYAASVQDGSQYFVLLIITDGVISDMAQTKEAIVNGAKLPMSIIIVGVGQAEFDAMVELDGDDIRVSSRGKLAERDIVQFVPFRDYMDRTGNHVLSMARLAKDVLAEIPDQFISYMKSRGIKPNPAPPPYTSHGSTPHHAHI, encoded by the exons GACAGCGCCACTATGCAGTTCTGTGCCAACAAGCTAGACAAGAAGGACTTTTTTGGGAAATCAGACCCGTTTATGGTTTTCTACAGAAGCAATGAAGATGGAAC GTTTACGATCTGCCATAAAACAGAGGTGGTGAAGTACACATTAAACCCAGAGTGGCAGCCATTTACCATTCCTGTCCGAGCGCTCTGCAATGGCGACTACCACAG AACAATCAAAGTGGAGGTGTACGATTGGGATAGAGACGGCGG TCATGACTTCATTGGGGACTTCACCACAAGCTATCGAGAGTTAGCTCGAGGGCAGAGTCAGTTCAATGTGTATGAG GTTATAAATACCaagaagaaaatgaagaaaaagaaatatgtcAACTCTGGAACT GTGACCCTGCTGTCATTCTCTGTGGAGTCAGAGTTCACATTCTTAGATTACATCAAAGGAGG GACGCAGATCAATTTCACCGTGGCCATCGATTTCACAGCATCTAACG GTAACCCCTCTCAGTCCACCTCACTCCACTACATGAACCCGTACCAGATGAACGCCTACGCCATGGCACTGAAGGCTGTGGGGGAGATCATTCAGGATTATGACAGTGATAAGATGTTTCCCGCTCTTGGCTTTGGAGCCAAACTTCCTCCCGATGGACGAGTGTCCCACGAGTTTCCACTG AACGGAAACACGGAGAATCCTTACTGCAACGGCATTGAGGGCATTTTAGAAGCCTATCACCAGAGTCTGAAGACGGTACAACTATATGGACCAACCAATTTTGCACCCGTGGTGAACCATGTTGCAAG GTACGCGGCGTCAGTGCAAGACGGCTCCCAGTACTTTGTGCTCCTCATCATTACAGACGGAGTCATATCTGACATGGCTCAAACCAAAGAGGCCATTGTGAAT GGTGCAAAGCTTCCAATGTCCATCATCATCGTCGGAGTGGGTCAGGCGGAATTTGACG CTATGGTGGAGTTGGATGGTGATGACATTCGGGTCTCTTCCCGAGGGAAACTTGCTGAGAGAGACATTGTCCAG TTTGTTCCCTTCCGAGACTACATGGACCGGACCGGTAACCATGTGCTAAGCATGGCCCGGCTAGCTAAAGACGTGCTAGCGGAGATCCCCGACCAGTTCATTTCCTACATGAAGAGTCGAGGCATTAAACCCAACCCGGCCCCGCCGCCGTACACGTCGCACGGATCCACACCCCACCACGCACACATCTGA
- the LOC144024014 gene encoding uncharacterized protein LOC144024014 has product MTGRAQSYQIQRQTTQIIKCLFADDDDDDRVCFHQFYTADVETDGPMGEEETFDPVPIADKLKEVAESLNQDAKFKAALDDLKLALGKEVAVEAFTCKVNALVQTQISQQAFDVAPEMQLIKICFAFGLFVKKSYPELKNKAQSAVSTLLNNSRVVTWVTQQGGWEKVRQDIEDI; this is encoded by the exons ATGACTGGACGAGCACAGTCCTATCAAATCCAGCGTCAAACGACTCAGATCATCAAATGTCTGTTtgcggacgatgacgacgacgacagaGTTTGCTTTCATCAATTTTATACTGCAGATGTGGAGACAGACGGCCCAATGGGCGAAG AAGAAACATTTGATCCAGTCCCAATAGCTGATAAACTGAAAGAAGTGGCAGAGTCTCTGAATCAAGATGCAAAATTTAAGGCTGCCCTGGACGACCTTAAGCTTGCATTAGGAAAAGAG GTCGCGGTTGAAGCCTTTACCTGTAAAGTGAACGCCTTGGTGCAGACTCAAatctctcagcaagcttttgATGTGGCTCCAGAAATGCAACTCATCAAAATTTGTTTTGCCTTCGGGCTTTTCGTGAAGAAATCGTACCCCGAGCTGAAAAACAAAGCCCAGAGTGCGGTGTCCACATTGCTCAACAACAGCCGTGTTGTCACATGGGTTACTCAGCAAGGTGGTTGG GAAAAAGTGAGACAGGatatagaagacatttga